The Bombus vancouverensis nearcticus chromosome 2, iyBomVanc1_principal, whole genome shotgun sequence genome window below encodes:
- the LOC117166311 gene encoding uncharacterized protein LOC117166311 produces the protein MLEDQLKKVTNGSVHLLERIEQQIAKIITDVRNKTQEHFQHLHSKLDKLEEDASKAKNIIKHKVEDIIKNVTNALDNLENKINNTLKHVNEKTSEIVNHVRNVTEERVQEFINKTAQAVAQARHTAEDIEEKTTEILNKTLSELRKEAHNLLNNIKEFVHDTINETENQIYDVLNNIGNTTRQTLKNAIHMNARIAEDLCDIIYNISEDSRSLLGTVMNNAQNIVGAIINNTNDVVEQTVNNVKSIASGIFHDVHYVVKFGIDNMRDNIKKGIQRCTPYPWQCSRHYC, from the coding sequence ATGCTGGAGGATCAATTGAAAAAAGTAACAAACGGCTCCGTACATCTTTTGGAACGAATAGAACAACAGATCGCTAAAATCATTACCGATGTTAGGAACAAAACACAAGAACATTTTCAACATCTCCATAGCAAACTCGATAAACTGGAAGAAGATGCCTCGAAGGCAAAGAATATCATTAAACACAAAGTAGAGGACATCATCAAGAACGTTACCAATGCGCTTGACAACCtggagaataaaataaataatacctTGAAACACGTTAACGAAAAGACTTCCGAAATCGTAAACCACGTGAGGAATGTTACAGAAGAAAGAGTACAGGAATTCATAAATAAAACAGCCCAAGCTGTGGCACAAGCGAGACATACTGCTGAAGATATTGAAGAAAAGACTACTGAGATTTTGAACAAAACATTGTCCGAGTTAAGGAAAGAGGCTCACAATCTTTTGAACAATATCAAAGAATTTGTTCATGATACAATTAATGAAACTGAAAACCAAATTTACGATGTCCTCAATAATATTGGAAATACCACAAGACAAACGTTGAAAAATGCTATACATATGAATGCTCGCATTGCGGAAGATCTGTGCgatataatttacaatatttcggAAGATTCTAGATCTCTGTTAGGCACTGTAATGAATAATGCTCAAAATATTGTCGGTGCCATCATTAATAACACTAACGATGTTGTTGAACAAACAGTTAATAATGTTAAAAGTATTGCTTCTGGCATTTTCCATGATGTCCATTAtgtcgtaaaatttggaatagATAATATGAGGGATAATATAAAAAAAGGCATTCAACGTTGCACACCATATCCATGGCAATGTTCAAGACACTATTGCTAA
- the LOC117166312 gene encoding uncharacterized protein LOC117166312 yields the protein MANISSMLSIGQQHDICSEDITNNCTDVTVCNTDNECNISRTLEDIQCFVCDAKIQGRHYALATCRTQISRTRVIEKLGELVGERYLVVISEDDVICRSCANLINTLDRLDVEMCNIRDNVLRFLEQKYSLEKGELLGNNDKQKRSQPPQITKCNTQATTNYQSRKDVILSSNITEKSKHKKSNIWLQCDKCQYTTLHNSFMVHHIRDHVKQKTFCDKCGVQFYESQQESHNCNMKEHISDQTRVQDNQTESPLKDIDEAMLDIPILEKSVQQNVPIMTIETYSESHIPNHNENIPIIRLSNSENLSIQNILTADNTTVTQPIYVRILQPVEINEAPTHPAVMVSHSDTDLALKLKDNSEKQILTLTEDGNLEMTEIACWNDMQSSETQSNMMF from the exons ATGGCAAATATATCTTCGATGTTGTCAATAGGACAACAACATGACATTTGTTCTGAAGATATTACCAACAATTGTACAGACGTAACCGTTTGCAATACTGataatgaatgtaatatttCAAGAACCTTGGAAGATATACAATGTTTTGTATGTGATGCAAAAATTCAAGGGCGTCATTATGCTTTGGCTACATGTAGAACGCAGATATCAAGAACTAGAGTAATAGAAAAGCTTGGAGAATTAGTTGGTGAAAG ATATTTGGTAGTAATATCAGAAGATGATGTAATTTGTCGCAGTTGTGCTAATCTTATTAATACACTTGATAGACTTGATGTTGAGATGTGCAATATACGTGATAATGTTTTGAGATTCTTAGAACAAAAGTATTCTTTGGAGAAAGGAGAACTTCTTGGTAATAATGATAAACAAAAGCGTTCTCAACCACCACAAATTACAAAGTGTAACACTCAAGCTACAACTAATTATCAAAGTAGGAAAGATGTTATCTTATCTTCAAATATTACTGAAAAATCCAAGCATAAAAAGAGTAATATTTGGTTGCAATGTGATAAATGTCAATATACTACTCTTCATAATTCATTTATGGTGCATCATATTAGAGACCATGTTAAGCAAAAAACATTTTGTGATAAATGTGGTGTACAATTTTATGAAAGTCAACAAGAATCACATAATTGTAATATGAAAGAACATATAAGTGATCAGACTAGAGTCCAAGATAATCAAACAG AATCGCCTTTAAAAGATATTGATGAAGCTATGTTGGATATCCCAATTTTGGAAAAAAGTGTGCAGCAAAATGTACCAATTATGACTATTGAAACATATTCAGAATCACACATTCCAAATCATAATGAAAATATTCCTATAATAAGATTATCAAATTCTGAAAATTTATCAATTCAGAATATTTTAACTGCTG ACAATACTACTGTAACTCAACCaatatatgtacgtattttACAACCTGTGGAAATTAATGAAGCTCCAACACATCCTGCAGTGATGGTATCACATTCTGATACAGATTTAGCTTTGAAACTTAAAGACAATTCAGAAAAACAAATCTTAACATTGACAGAAGATGGTAATTTGGAAATGACAGAAATAGCTTGTTGGAATGACATGCAATCATCAGAAACACAATCTAACATGATGTTTTAA